Genomic window (Plodia interpunctella isolate USDA-ARS_2022_Savannah chromosome 25, ilPloInte3.2, whole genome shotgun sequence):
tgcgtcaccgaggtcgtctaatcTAATAAACATCCGGAAAATAAGgaggtaataaaataacagacCGTGAAATATGAAacgtacaaaattaataataaaaacgttaatGAAGTGAAAACATCTCCGCTTTAATACGTTTCACAAAAGGCTAGCATAGTATCCCAGCGCCGTTAGTAGAATTATAAAATCTCTTTGCAACGAGACTGGGTAAAATATGCAAAGTGATTCCTTGAAAGTTGCTTAAAATGGTTCCTTATTCGCCATTTGAGATGCATTTTATTCTGAAACATTGCTGGAAATAATTACGTGAATATTTCATATACCTACTGCGACGCGATACTGCTATTTTGAGTTAAGAGCTAGGTTACTTAGCTACGTTGCGCTCGTCGATGAATCAATTCAGAAATTTTATGGAGTTTGGACGACGTCGATGCACGTCAATGGCCCtttcgatattttattttgttcattataatttttattacgagCAGTTCCGGCCCGGCTCCATTCGCGATAAAATGAAGCTGCACTTCAGCTCTCAAAATATCTCAAACATCAAAAAATCACTTAATACCAATACTTTGTTTTGACGTAATACAAGGCcaaacaaatactttttctcatttgtaatattagtatggattaatgCGAATattaaaactcatttaaaaaaaagatgcGCCATGTTTTCTTAAGACGGAAGTTGCATTTCATTTCTAGAAGGAAGAAATAATCTTTAAgtgttttttaagttttatttctatgaTCATGTCTTGTTCCCATCACAACTTAAAATGCATACTAAAATAATGTACACAAGGTTTAAATTTCCCTAACACATACTTCGTGTAAACACTGCAAGATCTCGCAATATacgcaatatatatttttagttacaaGTTAATTTGAGCTCTATGCTCAGTTAACATAAGGTTGAAAGTAAAGAACTTACCTCGTGTATACAGGACACTTCTCGGGTTTGAATCCCGATCCCACAGGACTTAGTACATTGCGAGAATTCGGTGTGATTCCATCTGTGTagcaaataaatgtattttgtaatggTTACTTTACACGGGTACAGCACTAACGCTCAAGTATACAAAAGTTTATTCGTAGTTCGTAGCAGAAGTGTCAACTttgattgtaattaaatatactatcTGTTGTATTGTCTGGCTAGGTAGTAACCGTTTGAGAGTTGAAGACTTCCTAAAATAAGTTCggatatttgtttgtttgttcaatACGATATTTTGCTGTATATTTTACTGCTACATCtcggaaataaattaaatcaaaattttaatttaattttaacggtTAAAAAaacgggagtgccggcagaagtgcatatttttgacgtcgaattttcgatcagaggttagtgcgggtttgcatttcacttctcactatcgaatcgattcgaagtgacacgcggcgaaccaatcatattgcagtgtggttgtcgttgcgtcacaatgacgcaatgtgattggttcgctgcgtatcacttcgaatagattcgatggtgaaatgcaaacccgcacttcgcccacaggATGCGTGTTCTGACgaaagtttaacattttttacccatcgcCTAGTTCATAaagaatgtaaaatatatataaatctttgctttgtagatataaaaagcaaagatttttataatttttgcaaTCTGTAGTATACGATAtgaaaagaaatgaaatagaCTAAAACCGTGTGAACAAGCcataatgtataattattctTCGTGGGTGAGATTTTCGCCCAGTTGCATACAGGCAGCGGCGGCCGCGTGTTAATAacacaaaattgttatttgtgTTATGTTCTAACCACATTCTGTGTTTACTTGTGCTCTATTATGTGAAGCAATATAATGTTACGAGACctctactaaaaataaatgagggaAAAAACAGAACAAAGGAGTTCAAGGGATTCGTGTTCAAGATATttcaacaagtttatttgttacacaaattaaaaaatgtccCGACtgtcaatattcatttcgctacaacttttgaacgggtgaaccgattttcatgaaacatggctaagataactcgatataaaaatatctaagacatcaaaaaaactaaacgaaaatcggttcatccgtttgggagctacgatgccacagacattcacgttaaacttataacacccctctctttgtgtcgggggttaaaataGTCTCTCACTCATCTCTGCCTGTTTCCGTTTGCGTTTCccgatctttaaaactacgcaacggattttgatgcgggttttttaaatagatagagttACAAAGTGACAGAGgaagttttatatatgtatatgtaatatgcataatattgccCTTCTACCAGCGACCTTCGCACTGGTGCGAAAAGGGTCACTAGTAATATAACAAGTTTAAACCCtcaactttcaatattcatttcgctacaacttttgaacggctgaaccgattttggtcaaacatatctaagaacgaccccataaaaattagctatcaaataaaaataaccgcatccaaatcggttcacctgttgatgagctacggtgccacgtagacaggcagacacacttagcggtaaAAATTTATCATACATATCTtattgcgtcgggggttaaaaatggtGGTTACCTGGGTGGGCAAGGGTGATCGTTGCAAGTTCTCACTCTATTCTCAGGCTTGGTGAGAGGGTCGCACATGTACGGAGATGCATTTTTGCCATCTTCGTCTCTCACACATTGGATAATCAGCTCCTGTTCATATGTTACCGATTAAAAGTTATGTGAGAATTATCTATGAATTTACTAGAAAGAAAACATGAATTCTCTTTCTTTTATCCTTTCCCACTGTTGGATAAAGGCCTCCCCAGCAGTGGGtaaggttaataaaaaataattataaaaaaaaaaatagtataaaatgaataagtaTCATTTTCACGTGTCGAAACAAAAACTctgtgaaaaattttatttctattaatgcctgtatatataatattacctgGACTCCACTAAGACAGGAGGCACTGCAGCTGGTGTATCCCTTCTCCTTCCAGGAGTAAGACTTCCCGGGGGAGCCAGGAGCCACCCGAATATTGCTGGAAGTCCCGTAGACCAGAGACCTGCTGGATGGAAACATAATATAGTCACTTCTtctttataatgaataaaaataaataaataaaataaaatacataaatattgttatttgacCGGCTGTTCGTAAGGTTCGTTAAAGAATACTGTATCTTTTGTCATAgtcgcactttacaatatttgatattgGCTTGAGAATGAAGCGAAAGATATTTCACCTTAAGGAGATACATACAGATATACGAGTAGACAGTGTGCAGTTGCACACTAGCGTCACTAACACATTTTTACCAATATCTTttgtttatcaaattattctacactagataaaggaatttattgcaaactcttacagttttccattacacagtGTAGTCACAGTCTACTGTGATGATTTTAGTGGCCACAGTTTTCTGTTtagttatgtaatttttgtcaaatcatattttaatcaatatatgttaaatatatcTCATCTAATTTTAatgctaatattttaaaattatttaagctATTAAGGTTttcgaaaattttgaaattaatttaatattgtaggTGTATATAGTTgcatatacacacacatagaCACAGattaattgcaataaaaacaatgtaactTTGAAATACGACGCTCACAGTAATAACGAGTGAATTTTTCAACtgattcaaatatattaattttggtttattaaaaaaatatatcgataatttatcatttaaacattttttacctcccacaataaaaaaataatattacacaataactaatattataaatgcgaaagtaagtttgttacctcttcacgctctatatctacttaaccaatcttctgtTGTGTTaatgtttgaagtatggagaaggacatagagttACCTACATCATCTCGGTAAAATAACTGCGCCCGTGCGAAAAACACGCGGGTGCAGCCGCGAGCGAAAGCCAGTTGATTAATAAATGCCCAAGATAGTGACACATACACTTATCAGTGAGATATCTTATCAGACAAGATATTAATACACCACTATTCCACAGTTTTGACTTGTTATCAAACGTAAACGTTAACAATCATGTCGTTAGACGTCAATCTAAGTGAGCCTGACGAATTCAACTGTATAGAATTACATTCAGTCATAAAAGAAGTCGCGAGAATTAAAgatatatatgattttaattatcatgTCGATTCTATCGGTGGAAAAGGTGAAAGTTATGTCGCAAATACATTTAGAGTAGTTATAATGGACAGTGACAATGATAATAACAAAGTAACAGTCATAGTTAAAACTTTAGTGAATACAGCAAGACAGGAAATATTTCATGAGTTACATAAACGGGAAGTGAGTGTTTATAAGCATATTATCCctgcttttaataaaattcaagcagaaattgataataaagttGTTTTGCCTGAATATGTGTTCTCGTGTGACGAAAAAGGAAAAGAAGTTTTGATACTTGATGATTTGCAGCACGACGGTTGGATGTCCGATTTGACGCTTAAAAAATTCGAAGAATTAGATTATGATAAAGTAAAAGTAGTCATAAATGAACTAGCAAAACTACATGCATTGACATTCATATTTGAACGTCAAAACCCCTTAATAATTAGTgaattaaacaaaaagtttgAGGACACAATATTTGAGGACAAGTTTTTGAACAAAACGAAATTGAGAAGTTATTTTCAAGATTCTTACGATGCATCTTTAACCTTAGTGGAAAATAGTGATGCAAAAAAGTCACTCACTGTAATAAGATCTAAgttattagaaattttaagAGGTTTTACAAAACCTACAAAACGTAATGTGTTTTGCCATGGTGACTGTTGGATAAATAATATGCTGTTCAAATTTGAGGTAAGActtatatttcatttctaattttaacattaaatatttaaaaaaaaactgattctCATAGGCGAAACACACTTACTGTGAAATGGCCACTctattatcattttatgttTAGTCCAAAGGTGCAGCAGAGATTGCCTTGTAAcatcaagtttatatttacttatttttaaactagtgcaattatattgtttagttaatttaacttaaatatttttccgtaTGTTTCAGGAAAACAAAGCAACCGAAGTATGTTTTTTGGACTTCCAAGCGGTTCGGTACGCGAGTCCAGTGACagacataatatatttcttatatctaTGTACAACACCCCGATTTAGATCTGAATAtcttgaaatattgaaaactgATTATTACGATACGCTAAAATCTactttaaatctatttaacaTAGAAGTTAGTTCAGCTTACCCTATAAGAGAGTTTGAAAATGACTTAGAAGTGGCCAAACAATATGGCCTATTGATTGCTATGGTTgaattgaaaatagtttttttcgtATCAGAAGATGATGTGATAAATGAAGCACATATAAATCACGAGCCTGTTCCTAATAAAGAGCCagtagaagaaaaaatatttaaaataaaactaaacgaTGTTATTGACGAGGCGATCGAAAACGGTTCTTTGGAAAAGTTGAGTGAAAGAGTGAAGAATTGGCATCTTATATGACACAAATAATCGAAATAGTAATTCGTTATGGAATATTGTATATAACTTTGTTGAAAGAATACATgatgtatttaaaactattatgttatttgtaaagaaggtgatattttgtattttaaatacacgTGTGATTAATAATCTAAGTTTATGTGTTCTCCTAATTGCGTATTTATAAGTTGATATTTCTTCAATTGCCTCATCTTGAAGAACATTAtagagtatattttttatctactaAATGAACGATCGATCATTGATAACGGAACAAATATAACTCATAGATTTTATgtctatacaataatatataattacgttaattatataaattgaatattttctgaATTTCTTGACATAACTAGCTTCATTATTGGAAAAAATTGCACACAAGCAATTGTGCTGATTTGTTCTACTATCATCGTGTACATTATACAGAATAACTCATAGATTTTATgtctatacaataatatataattacgttaattatataaattga
Coding sequences:
- the LOC128680808 gene encoding uncharacterized protein LOC128680808, which codes for MSLDVNLSEPDEFNCIELHSVIKEVARIKDIYDFNYHVDSIGGKGESYVANTFRVVIMDSDNDNNKVTVIVKTLVNTARQEIFHELHKREVSVYKHIIPAFNKIQAEIDNKVVLPEYVFSCDEKGKEVLILDDLQHDGWMSDLTLKKFEELDYDKVKVVINELAKLHALTFIFERQNPLIISELNKKFEDTIFEDKFLNKTKLRSYFQDSYDASLTLVENSDAKKSLTVIRSKLLEILRGFTKPTKRNVFCHGDCWINNMLFKFEENKATEVCFLDFQAVRYASPVTDIIYFLYLCTTPRFRSEYLEILKTDYYDTLKSTLNLFNIEVSSAYPIREFENDLEVAKQYGLLIAMVELKIVFFVSEDDVINEAHINHEPVPNKEPVEEKIFKIKLNDVIDEAIENGSLEKLSERVKNWHLI